Proteins from a single region of Catenulispora acidiphila DSM 44928:
- a CDS encoding response regulator transcription factor has product MSSLLLLTNSLTPSSEVLPALGLLLHNVRVAPAEASALLDTPPADAILVDARRDLPQMRSLCRLLRTTGVDCPLLLITTEGALAAVTADWGIDDVLLDSAGPAEVEARLRLAIGKLAAGAVAEDVPLEIKSGDLSIDEGTYTARVRNRILDLTFKEFELIKYLAQHPGRVFTRAQLLQEVWGYDYFGGTRTVDVHVRRLRAKLGVEHEALIGTVRNVGYRFVMPDKRSSSSTPAGSSAGTEAEEEGADEVRASDALTAPRTVVG; this is encoded by the coding sequence ATGTCCAGTTTGCTGTTGTTGACCAACTCACTGACCCCCTCCTCCGAGGTCCTGCCGGCTCTCGGGCTGCTGTTGCACAACGTTCGCGTGGCTCCAGCGGAGGCATCCGCCCTGCTCGACACCCCGCCGGCCGACGCGATCCTCGTGGACGCCCGCCGGGACCTGCCGCAGATGCGCTCGCTGTGCCGGCTGCTGCGCACCACCGGGGTGGACTGCCCGCTGCTGCTGATCACCACCGAGGGCGCGCTGGCGGCGGTGACCGCCGACTGGGGCATCGACGACGTGCTGCTGGACTCGGCGGGCCCGGCCGAGGTCGAGGCCCGGCTGCGGCTGGCGATCGGGAAGCTGGCGGCCGGCGCGGTCGCCGAGGACGTCCCGCTGGAGATCAAGAGCGGCGACCTGTCCATCGACGAGGGCACGTACACCGCCCGCGTCCGGAACCGGATCCTCGACCTGACCTTCAAGGAGTTCGAGCTCATCAAGTACCTCGCGCAGCACCCCGGCCGGGTGTTCACGCGGGCGCAGCTGCTTCAGGAAGTGTGGGGATACGACTACTTCGGCGGTACCCGCACCGTGGACGTCCACGTCCGGCGGCTGCGGGCCAAGCTCGGGGTCGAGCACGAGGCGCTGATCGGGACCGTGCGCAACGTAGGGTACCGGTTCGTCATGCCCGACAAGCGGAGCAGCTCCAGCACGCCGGCCGGCTCCAGCGCCGGTACCGAGGCGGAAGAGGAGGGCGCCGACGAGGTTCGAGCCTCCGACGCGCTGACCGCACCCCGTACCGTGGTGGGGTGA
- a CDS encoding sigma-70 family RNA polymerase sigma factor: MDVASADAERLRSLYADHAGPLLGYVLKLTDGDRGRAEDVVQETFLRAWQHAEAFAPERGSPRAWLCTVARNIVVDQARARRSRPKEVGDEGLALGIAREAVVEDDHDRILLGWEVAEAMATLSPDHRAVLRETYFKGLSVAEAADVLGIPPGTVKSRTYYALRALRTAFEERGIKP; encoded by the coding sequence GTGGACGTCGCGAGCGCGGACGCGGAGCGTCTGAGATCCCTCTACGCGGACCACGCTGGTCCGCTGCTGGGCTACGTCCTCAAACTGACGGACGGCGACCGCGGCCGCGCCGAGGACGTGGTGCAGGAGACGTTCCTGCGGGCCTGGCAGCACGCCGAGGCGTTCGCGCCCGAGCGCGGCTCGCCGCGCGCGTGGCTGTGCACGGTCGCCCGGAACATCGTGGTGGACCAGGCGCGGGCCCGCCGCTCCCGGCCCAAGGAGGTCGGCGACGAGGGGTTGGCGCTGGGGATCGCCCGCGAGGCGGTCGTCGAGGACGATCATGACCGGATACTGCTGGGATGGGAGGTGGCCGAGGCGATGGCGACGTTGAGCCCCGACCACCGGGCGGTGCTCCGGGAGACATACTTCAAGGGACTTTCGGTGGCCGAGGCCGCCGACGTCCTGGGCATCCCCCCGGGTACCGTCAAGTCGCGCACCTATTACGCGCTGCGCGCACTGCGGACCGCTTTCGAGGAACGGGGGATCAAGCCGTGA
- the mshD gene encoding mycothiol synthase, whose amino-acid sequence MTGISIGVVRRPNEADVATIRSLAEAAERADGVAPLPEQVLLHLKRSGDADADADTDAWHFVARRLSPQGSELTGYAFLDKSNAEEGPTAEVVVLPDARRQGVGGALLDALRMKVRRGDKPIRVWSHGALPAAAALAAKRGLEPVRELWVMSRPLADVPPAPTPPDGIRIATFRPGVDDEAWVEVNARAFAHHPEQGSMTVQDLRDRMAEPWFDPEGFFLAWRGAKLAGFHWTKVHDHSAYGDGPVGEVYVVGLDPAEQGHGLGRTLTEVGLRHLHDRGLGEVILYVEADNTPAVAVYTKLGFTRRSADVMYQL is encoded by the coding sequence GTGACAGGAATCTCCATCGGCGTCGTCCGCCGACCCAACGAGGCGGACGTCGCCACCATCCGGTCCCTCGCCGAGGCCGCCGAGCGGGCGGACGGCGTGGCACCGCTGCCCGAGCAGGTCCTGCTCCACCTCAAGCGCTCGGGCGACGCCGATGCCGATGCCGACACGGACGCCTGGCACTTCGTGGCCCGGCGGCTCTCCCCTCAGGGCTCTGAGCTGACCGGCTACGCCTTCCTGGACAAGTCGAACGCCGAGGAGGGCCCGACCGCCGAGGTCGTGGTCCTCCCCGACGCCCGCCGCCAAGGCGTCGGCGGCGCCCTACTCGACGCCCTGCGCATGAAGGTGCGCCGGGGCGACAAGCCAATCCGCGTCTGGTCGCACGGCGCCCTGCCCGCGGCGGCCGCGCTCGCCGCGAAGCGCGGTCTGGAGCCGGTCCGCGAGCTGTGGGTGATGTCCCGGCCGCTGGCCGACGTACCGCCCGCCCCGACGCCGCCCGACGGCATCCGCATCGCCACCTTCCGTCCCGGCGTCGACGACGAGGCCTGGGTCGAGGTCAACGCCCGCGCCTTCGCGCACCACCCCGAACAGGGCTCGATGACCGTCCAGGACCTGCGCGACCGCATGGCCGAGCCCTGGTTCGACCCCGAGGGCTTCTTCCTGGCCTGGCGCGGCGCGAAGCTCGCCGGCTTCCACTGGACCAAGGTGCACGACCACAGCGCCTACGGCGACGGCCCGGTCGGCGAGGTCTACGTCGTCGGCCTGGACCCGGCCGAGCAGGGCCACGGCCTCGGCCGCACCCTGACCGAGGTCGGCCTGCGCCACCTGCACGACCGCGGTCTGGGCGAGGTCATCCTCTACGTCGAGGCGGACAACACCCCCGCGGTGGCGGTCTACACCAAGCTCGGCTTCACGCGGCGCAGCGCCGACGTCATGTATCAGCTCTGA
- a CDS encoding MoaD/ThiS family protein: MSGLIRYWAAAKAAAGIAEEPFEGEVLADVLAAAVARHGAGLGEVVRRASFLVDGTQVGRRDPADVRLPEGAVVEVLPPFAGG, translated from the coding sequence ATGAGCGGGCTGATCCGGTATTGGGCGGCGGCGAAGGCTGCGGCGGGGATCGCCGAGGAGCCGTTCGAGGGCGAGGTGCTGGCCGACGTGCTCGCCGCCGCGGTGGCCCGGCACGGCGCCGGCCTCGGCGAGGTGGTGCGCCGGGCGTCGTTCCTGGTGGACGGCACCCAGGTGGGCCGCCGCGACCCCGCCGACGTGCGGCTGCCCGAGGGCGCGGTGGTCGAGGTCCTTCCGCCGTTCGCCGGGGGCTGA
- a CDS encoding LmeA family phospholipid-binding protein produces MTFEEGLDQPRRQEYVLPARRRRWPTRLAITLLVLVGLFVAADRITVSIAESQIAKRIQQSQNLASKPSVSIAGFPFLTQLIGMKLDKVSVDARGIVRNGVRVTDLHVDLNGVAPSDGFKQADVDHLSGTALFSWTDMESAAAAQGLDVTLAQGPDNTVRVTGNVPGLGKATLQSKLSLSSGNRLQLTANKVESSALGLNGKVPRELDFPINVGTLPMQLTLQTANMQTSADGLRVYAAADHVLVTGSGVTSS; encoded by the coding sequence ATGACTTTCGAGGAGGGGCTCGATCAGCCGCGCCGGCAGGAGTATGTGCTGCCGGCGCGACGCCGCCGGTGGCCGACCCGGCTGGCGATCACGCTGCTCGTGCTCGTGGGTCTTTTCGTCGCCGCCGACCGGATCACGGTGAGCATCGCGGAGAGCCAGATAGCCAAGCGCATCCAGCAATCGCAGAACCTCGCGAGCAAACCCTCGGTGAGCATCGCCGGCTTCCCGTTCCTGACCCAGCTGATCGGGATGAAGCTGGACAAGGTCTCGGTGGACGCCCGCGGCATCGTCCGCAACGGCGTGCGGGTCACCGATCTGCACGTCGACCTCAACGGCGTCGCGCCCTCCGACGGCTTCAAGCAGGCCGACGTCGACCACCTGTCCGGCACCGCGCTGTTCAGCTGGACCGACATGGAGTCCGCGGCCGCCGCGCAGGGCCTGGACGTGACGCTCGCGCAGGGACCGGACAACACGGTCCGCGTCACGGGCAACGTTCCGGGCCTGGGCAAGGCCACGCTGCAGAGCAAGCTGTCGCTGAGCTCGGGCAACCGCCTGCAGCTGACCGCGAACAAGGTCGAGTCCTCCGCGCTGGGCCTGAACGGCAAGGTGCCGCGCGAGCTGGACTTCCCGATCAACGTCGGCACGCTGCCGATGCAGCTCACCCTGCAGACGGCCAACATGCAGACGTCGGCCGACGGCCTGCGCGTCTACGCCGCGGCGGACCACGTTCTGGTCACCGGCTCCGGGGTCACCTCCAGCTGA
- a CDS encoding alpha/beta hydrolase, whose amino-acid sequence MKRFPEVSVPEFTRILPGQRRSSGHQDPGQTLLTADGVRLNAVHRAGVDRRWAFVLCHGFSGSWRTGDMAHIGAALRPYGGVIAFDFRGHGQSHGRSTLGDLEVLDLHAAVEWARVLGYENVATVGFSMGASVVVRHGGLCGSGVGPGSATDAVVSVSGPGWWFERSTRAMKMVHFLVQHPVGRMVSGVALKTRILPDGWNPVPESPVELVGRIAPVPLLVVHGDADKYFPLGHAEALYGAAGEPRELWIEPGFGHAEAAAAREAAGLEMVGRIGRWVRAQPAAGDVGRKAGSGVRPEESAGSSRIARRRDSAGDQGSEYKGRNGELGEAGEVMEGEAG is encoded by the coding sequence ATGAAGCGTTTCCCCGAGGTTTCCGTGCCGGAGTTCACACGTATTTTACCTGGACAAAGGCGCAGCTCGGGGCATCAGGACCCCGGCCAGACGCTTTTGACGGCCGATGGCGTACGGCTTAACGCCGTGCACAGGGCAGGTGTCGATCGCCGCTGGGCGTTCGTTCTGTGCCACGGTTTCAGCGGCTCCTGGCGCACCGGCGACATGGCCCACATCGGTGCCGCGTTGCGTCCATATGGCGGAGTGATCGCGTTCGACTTCCGCGGCCACGGACAATCGCACGGCCGGTCCACGCTCGGTGACCTGGAGGTGCTCGACCTGCACGCGGCGGTCGAGTGGGCCCGCGTCCTGGGTTACGAGAATGTGGCGACGGTCGGTTTCTCCATGGGTGCCTCGGTCGTGGTGCGGCACGGCGGGCTGTGCGGCTCGGGCGTCGGCCCGGGCTCGGCGACCGACGCCGTGGTGTCGGTGAGCGGCCCGGGCTGGTGGTTCGAGCGCTCCACGCGCGCCATGAAGATGGTGCACTTCCTGGTGCAGCACCCGGTGGGCCGGATGGTTTCGGGCGTGGCGCTGAAGACGCGCATCCTGCCGGACGGCTGGAACCCGGTGCCGGAGTCGCCGGTGGAGTTGGTCGGGCGGATCGCCCCGGTCCCGCTGCTGGTGGTCCACGGCGACGCCGACAAGTACTTCCCGCTGGGCCACGCCGAGGCGCTCTACGGGGCGGCGGGGGAGCCGCGCGAGCTGTGGATCGAGCCCGGATTCGGGCACGCGGAGGCCGCGGCGGCGCGCGAGGCGGCCGGGCTGGAGATGGTCGGCCGGATCGGGCGGTGGGTGCGGGCGCAGCCGGCCGCCGGAGACGTCGGCAGGAAGGCCGGCAGCGGCGTCCGGCCCGAGGAATCCGCCGGATCTTCGCGAATCGCTCGCCGCCGCGACAGCGCGGGCGACCAGGGGAGTGAATATAAAGGAAGGAACGGGGAGCTCGGCGAAGCGGGAGAGGTCATGGAAGGCGAGGCGGGATGA
- a CDS encoding anti-sigma factor family protein, which produces MNREPEARPSACDDEDLRMAVGALALGALDADEAREVRRHLADCPECQEEYASFVGVKRVMDIGLVGAPMPEMPAPERPGRRRSPLFGTRTPAPFRAPRRRRVMAGIAGCAAALVLVVGGFWAGSGTSSPSTNTAAAEVLPAVTQLGVTAQISYQDHGWGTAVTAKMSGTPDGLTCTLYVYDRNHDVIQLSNWRSVAGKTIAIPAATSLPSEQIDHFEVRVVGYGAYDINVPMAS; this is translated from the coding sequence GTGAACCGGGAGCCGGAAGCAAGGCCGAGCGCCTGCGACGACGAGGACCTGCGCATGGCCGTCGGTGCCCTCGCGCTGGGCGCGCTGGACGCGGACGAGGCCCGCGAGGTGCGCCGGCATCTGGCCGACTGCCCCGAGTGCCAGGAGGAGTACGCCTCCTTCGTCGGGGTGAAGCGGGTCATGGACATCGGGCTGGTCGGCGCGCCGATGCCGGAGATGCCCGCGCCGGAGCGGCCGGGCCGGCGGCGGAGCCCGCTGTTCGGCACGCGCACCCCGGCTCCGTTCCGCGCCCCTCGGCGCCGCCGCGTCATGGCGGGCATCGCCGGCTGCGCCGCCGCGCTGGTCCTGGTCGTCGGCGGGTTCTGGGCCGGCAGCGGGACGTCCTCGCCCTCGACCAACACCGCGGCGGCGGAGGTGCTGCCGGCGGTGACCCAGCTCGGCGTGACCGCGCAGATCTCCTACCAGGACCACGGCTGGGGGACCGCCGTCACCGCGAAGATGAGCGGGACGCCGGACGGGCTGACCTGCACGCTGTACGTCTACGACCGGAACCACGACGTGATCCAGCTCTCGAACTGGCGCTCGGTGGCCGGCAAGACGATCGCCATCCCGGCGGCGACCTCGCTGCCCTCGGAGCAGATCGACCACTTCGAGGTCCGGGTCGTGGGTTATGGTGCGTACGACATCAACGTGCCGATGGCGTCGTGA